A stretch of DNA from Micromonospora sp. WMMD1155:
GGCATCCAGGCGTAGCTCACCCGGTCGACTCTCGGGTAACCTCGCTGCCGGTCACCGATGAAGGCGCGAAGCGGCGTCTGCGGTGCCACCGCCCAATCGCCAACCGGCGAGCCGGGGACCCAGGTACGTGGGGTGAATCCGCGTCAGCGGTAGGGGCCACTTCCGCCCCGAACCCGTCAGCTAACCCGGTCGGCGGTCGACGGAAGGGAACATTGTGACGGCACCCCTACGCCGCTGGTTGACACCCGTGGTGGCCGTGATCGCCGCACTGACCGTGCTCGCCGGGCCCCTCCCGGCCCACGCCGCCCCGACGACTCCCACCCCGTCCGGGCACGAGGAGGACGGCGAGCCGCAGCTGCTCACCGACGTCATCGAGCAGGCCAACCGCGACTACTCCGCAGCCAAGTCCCAATTGGACAAGTCCAAGAAGCGGCAGGGCGAGCTGGCGCGGGAGGTCGATCGGGCCCGGGCCGACCTGGACGCGCTGACCCCACAGGTCGGGCAGATCGCCGCCCAGTCGTACCGGACCGGCCGCATCGGCGCGCTCGCGATGCTGTTGGAGAGCAAGGCCCCGGACGCGTTCGTCCAGCGCGCCTCGCTTCTCGACGAGATGAACATGGTCAACGAGAAGAAGCTCGCCGAGGTCAACGCGGTGAAGGCCCGCGCCGAGCAGGCCAAGCAACTTCTCGACGCGGAGGTCCGCGAGCAGCAGAAGCAGACCGCCCTGATGGCGAAGCGCAAGAGCGAGGCGGACAAGGCGCTCTCCCTCGTCGGCGGAAAGGGCTTCACCGGCGGCCTGGTTGACGCCACGTCACCGGTTGCCAAGATCGGCCCCGGCCGCACCGCCGACGGCGACTGGAAGCCACAGTCGTGCAGCGAGAAGGACCCCACCACGTCCGGCTGCGTCACGCCCCGCACGCTGCACGCGTACAAGGAGGTCAAGCGGGCCGGCTTCAACCGGTTCGTCGGCTGCTACCGCTCCGGTGGGCCGTGGGAGCACCCGAAGGGCCGCGCCTGCGACTGGTCGCTGCAGAAGAGCGGCTTCGCCCCGTGGCACAACGAGGACACCCGGAAGTACGGCAACAACGTCGCCGCATTCCTCATCCGCAACGCCGACCGGCTGGGCATCTACTACGTGATCTGGAACCGCCAGATCTGGTTCCCGGCGACCGGCTGGAAGTCGTACAGCGGGCCGTCGAACCACACCGACCACGTCCACATGTCGCTGCTCTGACCCACAGGGGTATCGACCGAGGGCCGTTCCGCGTCGCGCGGAACGGCCCTCGTCGCGTCCGGTGACCGAGCGGCCCCGGTCGGGCAGGGAGCGGCCCTCGTCGCGTCCGGCGGCCGAACGGCCCTCGTCGCGTCCGGCGGCCGAGCGGCTCCGGTCGGGTCAGGCGGCGGCGGGCGCGGCCGGGTCGCTGTCGAGGGTCGTGAAGCCGGCCGGCACCGCGGCCACCGGGCGCACCTCGCCGGCGGCGAGCCGGTACGACACACCGACTACCGCGCACCGCCCCTGGGCCACCGCATCGGCCAGCACGGGCGACTGCCCGAGCAGAGTCTCGACCGTCTGTGCGATGTGGATGTCGACGATGCCGTCGATGTCCCGCACACCCTCGGCCTCGGCGCGGCGCAGGCTGGGCAGCACGGCGTCGACCACCGCGGGCAGGTGCCCCGGCGGGCGGGTGCCGGTCGCGGCGGCCTCCCGGGCCGCCTGGACCGCGCCGCACGAGTCGTGACCGAGCACCACCACCAGCGGGGCGCCGAGCACCGTCACCGCGTACTCCACGCTGCCGAGCACCTCCGGACCGGCGGTGTGGCCGGCGGTGCGGACCACGAACAGGTCGCCCAGCCCACGGTCGAAGATGATCTCGGCGGCCAGGCGGGAGTCGGAACAGCCGACGATCACCGCGAACGGGTGCTGCCCGTCGGCCACGGCGGCCCGGCGCCCGGCGTCCTGGTTGGGGTGGTGCGGGGTGCCGTCGACGAAGCGCCGGTTGCCGGCCACCAACTCGGTGTACGCCCCTACCGGCCCGCTCGACGCGGGTGCCCGGTCGGCAGTCCGCTGCGGCCCCGGCTGCCCGCCGGTCGTCCCGGAATGACTCATTCCGCACCTCGTCTCGACGCATCTGACCTGGTCAAACGGCTTCAGGCAGGCCGGCGGCGGGCGCTGGCTCGGGATCCACCGTCACACGCACCGAAAGACGCGTCAAGGGATGCGTGATATAGATTTCATACGTTGACCCCGAATCGACGGCTGGGCGACGCACCGAGGGCGGACATCCGGAGAGGCGGTCACACGATGGCGAGCACGCCGACCGGCAGCGGGCGGAACTGGACATTCCTCACCAACCACGGGCACGTCCTGCTGGCCATCGCCCGCGACCCGACCGCCCGGCTGCGGGATGTCGCCGCCGAGGTCGGGGTGACCGAACGCGCCGCGCAGGCGATCGTCGCCGACCTGGAGGCGGGCGGATACCTGCACCGGACCCGCGTCGGGCGGCGCAACGAATACACCCTCAACCCGGCCGGCCGGTTCCGGCACCCCGCCGAGGCCGACCGCCAGGTCGGCGCGCTGCTCGCGCTGTTCGCCGATACGCCCGCCGAGGAGGTCGGCTCCCAGACCTGACCCTCGTCGCCGGGCCGTTGCCCCACCGGCCACAGCGGTAATCTCTGCGGGTGCGCGAATGCCCGCCGTCGAGCGCGACCCCCTCGCCCCGCCACGCCACCCGCCCGGTCCTCAGTGGACTGCTGGCGGTTCTGCTCGGCACCGGCCTGGTGGCACCGTCACCGGCAACCGCCGCGCCCCCCTCCTGCGGCCCGGAGGGCGAGGAGGGCCTGGCCGCAGCGCCGTGGGCGTTGCGCCGGCTGGAACCGTCCTCGGCCTGGCCGCTGTCCCGCGGCGCCGGAGTGACGGTGGCGGTGATCGACTCCGGGGTGTCCGCAACCCACCCGCTGCTCACCGGCCGGGTGCTCGAAGGTCGCGACTTCAACGGCCTGCCGGCCAACAAGGGCCAGTGCGACCTCGTCGGGCACGGCACGATGATCGCCGGCATCATCGCGGGCCGGGAGGGCACCGGCGTCCCCTTCAGCGGCATCGCCCCGGCCGCCCGCATCCTTCCCATCCGGGTCCTGCCGGACCTCAGGGACACCGACGACCCACAGCTCCCCGGGCAGATCGCCGCCGCCATCGACTGGGCGGTCGAGCAGGGCGCCGACGTGATCAACCTGTCCCTGACGACGATTCCCGGCCCGGAACTCAGCGCCGCCGTCGAGCGGGCACTGGCCGAGCGGGTCGTGCTGGTCGCCGCCGCCGGCAACCAGGAGCAGGGGCAGCAGAGCAGGCCGGGTTACCCGGCCGCGTACCCCGGGGTGCTGGCGGTCGGTGGGGTCGACGAGGAGGGCGGTCACGTCGGCACCTCGATCAGCGGCGACTACGTCGACATCGCCGCGCCCGGGTTGAACATCATCGGTCCGGCACCACGGGGGCCCGGCTACCGCGCCGAGCCCAACGGTGGCACCAGCTACGCCGCCGCGTACGTCTCGGGTGCGGCGGCACTGGTCCGGGCGGCCTACCCCGACCTCACTCCAGAACAGGTCGCCGAGCGACTCAAACGCACCGCCGACAACCCACCGGACGGTCACAACGCCGACATCGGCTACGGCATGGTCAACCCCTACCGGGCCGTGTCGAGCGTGCTGGGCACCCGGACCAACCCGCCCGTCAGCGCGCTCCCGGCACCCGTCAGGCAGGACGACCCGCTGGGCCGGCAACGTACCGTCGCGATCTGGGCGGCGCTGATCGGCGGGCTGATCACCGTCCTGCTGCTGGTCGGAAGACCGATCGTGGCCCGGGGCCGCCGGCGCGATTGGCGACCGGGCCGGCGCGTCGACGCACCGGGCTTCGACTAGTAGTGCTTTGTTAGGTCGGCGTGTCGTGGGGTCATCGGGGCGGTCTGAGTAGTTCGATGTTGCGGTGACTCCTGACGAGCTTTTGGTTGTGCGGCAACGGCTTGAGGCGTTCGCCGTGGATGTGTTCACCCCTTTGGTGCGCTCGGATCAGCGGGCCAAGGGTGAGACGTATCTGCGAGGGCTGTTGCTGGACGGGCGGCGTAAGTCGATGCAGCCGATGGCGGATCGGCTTGGGGTGGATCATCAGGGGCTGCAACAGTTCGTGACGACCTCGACGTGGGACACCGAGGCGGTGCGGATGCGGTTGGCCCGTCGGGCGGTCGAGGTGGTTGAGCCGGTGGTGTGGGTGGTCGACGACACCGGTTTCCCGAAAGACGGCAAGGGCTCGCCGGGCGTGGCCAGGCAGTACTCGGGCACGTTGGGCAAGGTCGCGAACTGCCAGATCGGGGTGAGTGTCCACGCCGTCACTGACGCCGCGTCGTGTCCGCTGGATTGGCGGTTGTTCTTGCCGACGTCGTGGGACGACCAGGCTGTTGACGAGGCTGACCGCCCTGAGGTGATCGCTCGCCGGTCCCGGTGCGGGATACCTGCCGATGAGCATCACCGGCCGAAGTGGTCGATGGTCGTGGAGATGCTCGATGAGCTGGCCGAGCAAAATTTACGCCCGCCGTTGCTGGCAGCCGACGCCGGCTACGGCGATGACAGCCAGTTCCGCGGCGCTTTGGACGAGCGGTCCGTCGACTACATCATGCAGGTCAAAGGCGATGCCCTCGCCCACACATCAGACGTGCAGCCGGTGACGCGGGTGTGGTCCGGGCGGGGTCGCCCACCGACGCGCACCGACCCGCGCTACCCGAAGACTGCGGTCAGCCTGGTCGAGCACATTCGCGCCGCTGGACGAGCGGCCACGGAAACGATCACCTGGCGGGAAGGCTCGAAAGGCACGATGAGCTCCCAGTTCATCTTCCTACGAGTCCGCCCGGCCGGACACCGCGTCGCCCGTGACCCCAACGGGCTCCTGCCGCAGCGGTGGCTGATCGCCCAGTGGCCCGACGACCAGGCCGAACCGGTGAAGTACTGGCTGTCCAGCCTCCCTGCCACCACCAGCCACACCGACCTGATCCGCTACGGCAAGATCCGCTGGCGCATCGAACATGACTACCGCGAACTCAAGACCGGCCTCGGCCTGGACCACTTCGAAGGCCGCTCCTGGATCGGCTGGCACCGCCACGTCACCCTGGCCACCGCCGCGCACCTGTTCATCACCGAACTGCGCCTCGACCCAAAAGCGGATGCGCCGGCCTGACCCTTTATGCGGTCATCCGCGAGCTGCAACGACTCCTCGCGACCTGGACCGGCGCCTGCCTCACCTGCCACCAACCCGTGAAACCCTTACACCGCAACAAACGCCACAGAACCTAACAAAGCACTACTAGGGCGTGTGTCAAAGTCCTCGGTCGAGCCGAGGCGGAGTCCAGGCGGCGATCCGGCAAGGCGGAGATGGGCTCGGATACCGGTGTTGTATCCGGGCCCATCTCCAACGCAGCCGGGCGTCGTCTGGGCCCGCCGCAGGCCGGCCAGGGGCTTCGACACACGCCCTAGCGGCACCTACCGGGGCCGGAAACGATGCGGCTCCGGCCCGGATCGACCGGACCGGAGCCACACCACCGAACTGCTCAGCCCCACACCTTCGAGTTGCTCATCTCGGTGGAGACGTAGTTCTCGCGGGCGATGCCGACAGCGCCGCCGATCTCGTTCAGGATCCGGTTGATGTCCCGGACCGCCGCGTCCCACTTGGCCTGGTGCTGCTCGTAGGCAACCCGGTCCTCGCCGTCCCAGTGCAGCTTGGACAGCATCGACCGCAGCGTGTCGAGCTTCTCGTCGATGGTCTTCGAGATGGCCTGCATCTGCTGGTTGCTGCTCTCGAGGACAGCGTAGTCAACCTTGATCGTCACGATTTCCTCCTCTGCTGCCTGCGGATCACGGGTTGAGAGCAGAGTGGAACTTGTCCAGCATCTGCTGCTGCTCTTCGTCGTTGACCTGGTGCGTCGTACCCGACTTGTCGAGCAGGTCGGCGATGTTGTCCATCGCCGTCAGCAGCTTGCTGGTGTCCTCGTTCCAGCGCGTCATCAGCGACTGGAAGCCCGTCGACGCCTGACCCTTCCACGCGATAGCAAGGTCGTCGACCACGTTCCACAGCTTCTTCAGCTCGCCGTCAACCTCGCTGCGCGTGGACCGCACGTCACTCGCGGCGGTATGCAGAGTCGCTGCTTCGACCTCGAACGCCATGCTTCACACCCTTCCGTCATGTTGTGGTGGCGGCTCGGCCGCACCCCTCCCCCGCGGCAAGGCAGCAACACCCCACCGACGGACACTCCAGTGAAGACCGTAGCGGAAGCCGACCAGCCCTCGCAGCCCTGACCACCGCCGCGCGATGGATGGCGGTGAATCGGACCGAGGCGACCGGATGCCGCCCCGCCGGACGACCGATCACGACGGCTCGGCCCACGCGGTCTGGATCAGCTGCTGACCGTCACGCCGCCGGACCAGGGTGCCTCGACCCGGTGGCTGCGGGCTCGGCCGCAGCGTCCCGAAAACCGCGCCCTCCTCCCGGTTACCGGACATCAGCAGGCCCGGTGAATCCAACTCGCGCAACCGTTGCAGCACCGGCTCGTAGAGCGCCCGGGAAACGCCGCCGACCCGACGCGTGATGATCAGGTGCAGACCGATGTCGCGTGCCTGCGGCAGCAGCTCCTGCAGGGCGCTGAGCGGGTTGCTGCCACCGGAGGCGACCAGGTCGTAGTCGTCGACCAGGATGTACAGGTCCGGGCCCTTCCACCAACTACGGTCGCGCAGCTGGGCGGTGGTCACGTCCGGACCGGGCAGACGGTTGGACAACGCGCTACGGATCGAGGCCAACCCCTGCGCAAACGCCTGGTTGGACGGCGCGTAGTCCAGGAGATGATCGCCCTCCACCGCACCCAGCAGACCACGCCGGTAGTCGGCGATCACCAGACGGGCCTGCGCGGGCGTGTACCGCTCGGTGATCCCCCGGGCGATCAGTCGCAACAGGTTGGTCTTGCCACACTCCGCGTCCCCGAAGACCGTCAGATGCGGCTCGTTCGCCAGATCCAGGTAGACCGGTGCCAGCGCCGACTCGTTGACGCCGATCGGCAGACCGGGCGCCGACCGGTCGATGATCCGGGCCAACTCGCCCACCGGCAGTCGCCGGGGCAGCAGTCGGACCTTCGGGGCCGGGCGCCCCGGCCAGTTCGCCGCCACGTGCCCGGCCAGGGACACCGACGCTTCGCTGAGGTCGTCGATGTCGCGGCGGCCGTCGATCCGCGAGATCGCGGTGAGGAAGTGCAGCTTGTCCCGGGTCAGACCGCGACCGGGCGACTTCTCCGGCACGTTCGCCGCCGCCCGGCGATCGATCTCCGACTCGGAGGCGTCGCCGAGCCGCAACTCCAGTTTGGTGCCGAGCAGATCCCGCATGTTGATCCGGATCTCCGCCCACCGCACGGCGGTCAGCACCACGTGTACGCCGAAACCGAGGCCACGGTTGGCCAGGGTGGTGATGGTCTGCTCCAGCTCCTCGTACTCCTGGCGCAGCGTGTTCCAACCGTCCACCACCAGGAACACGTCACCGAACGGGTCGTCGGCGAACTCTCCGGCGGCCCGTC
This window harbors:
- a CDS encoding carbonic anhydrase, which encodes MSHSGTTGGQPGPQRTADRAPASSGPVGAYTELVAGNRRFVDGTPHHPNQDAGRRAAVADGQHPFAVIVGCSDSRLAAEIIFDRGLGDLFVVRTAGHTAGPEVLGSVEYAVTVLGAPLVVVLGHDSCGAVQAAREAAATGTRPPGHLPAVVDAVLPSLRRAEAEGVRDIDGIVDIHIAQTVETLLGQSPVLADAVAQGRCAVVGVSYRLAAGEVRPVAAVPAGFTTLDSDPAAPAAA
- a CDS encoding MarR family winged helix-turn-helix transcriptional regulator; amino-acid sequence: MASTPTGSGRNWTFLTNHGHVLLAIARDPTARLRDVAAEVGVTERAAQAIVADLEAGGYLHRTRVGRRNEYTLNPAGRFRHPAEADRQVGALLALFADTPAEEVGSQT
- the mycP gene encoding type VII secretion-associated serine protease mycosin; this translates as MRECPPSSATPSPRHATRPVLSGLLAVLLGTGLVAPSPATAAPPSCGPEGEEGLAAAPWALRRLEPSSAWPLSRGAGVTVAVIDSGVSATHPLLTGRVLEGRDFNGLPANKGQCDLVGHGTMIAGIIAGREGTGVPFSGIAPAARILPIRVLPDLRDTDDPQLPGQIAAAIDWAVEQGADVINLSLTTIPGPELSAAVERALAERVVLVAAAGNQEQGQQSRPGYPAAYPGVLAVGGVDEEGGHVGTSISGDYVDIAAPGLNIIGPAPRGPGYRAEPNGGTSYAAAYVSGAAALVRAAYPDLTPEQVAERLKRTADNPPDGHNADIGYGMVNPYRAVSSVLGTRTNPPVSALPAPVRQDDPLGRQRTVAIWAALIGGLITVLLLVGRPIVARGRRRDWRPGRRVDAPGFD
- a CDS encoding IS701 family transposase, translating into MTPDELLVVRQRLEAFAVDVFTPLVRSDQRAKGETYLRGLLLDGRRKSMQPMADRLGVDHQGLQQFVTTSTWDTEAVRMRLARRAVEVVEPVVWVVDDTGFPKDGKGSPGVARQYSGTLGKVANCQIGVSVHAVTDAASCPLDWRLFLPTSWDDQAVDEADRPEVIARRSRCGIPADEHHRPKWSMVVEMLDELAEQNLRPPLLAADAGYGDDSQFRGALDERSVDYIMQVKGDALAHTSDVQPVTRVWSGRGRPPTRTDPRYPKTAVSLVEHIRAAGRAATETITWREGSKGTMSSQFIFLRVRPAGHRVARDPNGLLPQRWLIAQWPDDQAEPVKYWLSSLPATTSHTDLIRYGKIRWRIEHDYRELKTGLGLDHFEGRSWIGWHRHVTLATAAHLFITELRLDPKADAPA
- a CDS encoding WXG100 family type VII secretion target, yielding MTIKVDYAVLESSNQQMQAISKTIDEKLDTLRSMLSKLHWDGEDRVAYEQHQAKWDAAVRDINRILNEIGGAVGIARENYVSTEMSNSKVWG
- a CDS encoding WXG100 family type VII secretion target; this encodes MAFEVEAATLHTAASDVRSTRSEVDGELKKLWNVVDDLAIAWKGQASTGFQSLMTRWNEDTSKLLTAMDNIADLLDKSGTTHQVNDEEQQQMLDKFHSALNP